The following are from one region of the Leptospiraceae bacterium genome:
- a CDS encoding HDOD domain-containing protein, with the protein MDNFEELKQTAMEGSDVEITFRYITDEDLQQIYSLLHQILHRIGKIYLSEYIFMMLKEILVNSIRASAKREFFARNSLDPERQEDYNIGIVRFKNEIILNWSEHVGFLNRSRFFIVLKFRFENGLVIEVINNSPLVEHERIRINSRLTAADKYKNILEAYSDHSDSQESAGLGIVMTVLLLKSIGLDKSNFKIESVEGHTVTSLLVPIQIIPVEIVSEIREKILQEVDMLPSLPESLKKIMQMCNSENLDFPTLALEIEKNPALSADLLKLSNSSSFVTRTNVNTILQAIKIVGSDNVLSMLYAVSSYKVIKEKFPRMEKEWEHANKTSIFAVKIAQDFGIEKSIEAINVGALLHDIGKILLLAVEGKLFVAIQELTKNLQMENTRALEEASIGISHSELGMLLANKWNYPKELSAIIQFHQDPFMAPLEFKRSVEVVYLANILANKTEGEVNFYSFNLDVLHSFNIYTAEDFNSFHYKLESHYHSNNKNPFFG; encoded by the coding sequence ATGGACAATTTCGAAGAATTAAAACAAACAGCTATGGAAGGAAGCGATGTAGAAATTACTTTCCGCTATATCACTGACGAAGATCTTCAACAGATATATAGCCTTCTACATCAAATATTGCATCGGATAGGAAAGATTTATCTCTCCGAATACATCTTCATGATGCTTAAGGAAATTTTAGTTAACTCGATTCGTGCTTCCGCCAAACGAGAATTCTTTGCTAGAAATTCTCTCGATCCAGAAAGACAAGAAGATTATAATATTGGAATTGTTCGTTTTAAAAATGAAATTATTTTAAATTGGTCAGAGCATGTTGGTTTTTTAAATCGATCTCGATTCTTTATTGTGTTAAAGTTTAGATTTGAAAATGGACTTGTAATTGAGGTAATTAACAATTCGCCGCTTGTAGAGCATGAAAGAATTCGAATCAATTCCCGTTTAACAGCAGCGGATAAATATAAAAATATCTTAGAGGCATACAGTGATCATTCCGATTCACAAGAAAGTGCCGGTCTTGGGATTGTAATGACTGTATTACTTCTTAAGAGCATTGGTTTGGATAAATCCAATTTCAAGATTGAATCAGTAGAAGGTCATACTGTTACTTCCCTGCTTGTCCCAATCCAGATTATTCCAGTAGAAATTGTCAGCGAGATTAGAGAAAAAATTCTACAAGAAGTTGATATGCTTCCCTCTCTTCCTGAATCGCTCAAGAAAATAATGCAGATGTGTAATTCGGAAAACTTAGATTTCCCAACACTCGCTCTAGAAATAGAAAAGAACCCTGCACTTAGTGCGGATTTATTGAAACTTTCCAACTCTTCAAGTTTTGTCACGCGAACCAATGTCAATACAATTCTACAAGCAATTAAGATTGTTGGCTCTGACAATGTTTTAAGTATGTTGTATGCTGTTAGCTCCTATAAGGTTATCAAAGAAAAATTTCCACGTATGGAAAAAGAGTGGGAACATGCAAATAAAACAAGTATTTTCGCAGTCAAGATTGCGCAGGATTTTGGAATAGAAAAATCAATAGAAGCAATTAACGTAGGAGCACTCCTTCACGATATCGGAAAGATTTTATTACTAGCAGTAGAAGGAAAACTTTTTGTGGCTATTCAAGAATTGACCAAAAATTTGCAAATGGAAAATACCCGTGCCTTAGAAGAAGCATCCATCGGGATAAGCCATTCCGAACTAGGAATGCTTCTTGCGAATAAATGGAATTATCCGAAAGAGCTTTCTGCCATTATTCAATTTCACCAGGATCCTTTCATGGCACCCTTAGAGTTTAAAAGAAGTGTAGAAGTAGTCTATCTTGCAAATATTCTTGCCAATAAAACGGAAGGAGAAGTAAACTTCTATTCTTTTAATTTAGATGTCCTACATAGTTTTAATATTTATACAGCGGAAGATTTTAATTCCTTTCATTACAAACTAGAATCTCATTACCACTCGAACAATAAAAATCCTTTCTTTGGATAG
- a CDS encoding GNAT family N-acetyltransferase: protein MAISIIQNKQGIERKLEVRLAENQYEIEQTLALRYNVFNLEMGEGLPESRQSQKDRDAYDYYCDHLIVKDETQDKIVGTYRILKRSVAKENIGFYSETEFDLRKLYDLEDDVAEVGRSCVHQDYRDGSVISLLWSGFGEYMLENNIRYLMGCGSIHSKDPLVASQAYAYLRENNALAGDELGVSPYATHALEGFDPNYLIEDKKAVYKTIPPIIKGYVRLGAKICGYPALDDVFGTTDVFVLFDRKEIDARYGKHYLKE from the coding sequence ATGGCGATCAGCATCATTCAAAACAAACAGGGAATTGAGAGAAAGCTTGAAGTTCGTTTGGCGGAAAATCAATATGAAATTGAACAAACACTTGCGCTTCGTTACAATGTATTCAATTTAGAAATGGGGGAAGGTCTTCCTGAGTCAAGACAGTCACAAAAGGACAGAGACGCGTATGATTATTATTGTGATCACCTAATTGTAAAAGACGAGACACAAGATAAGATCGTTGGCACCTATCGCATTCTCAAACGATCCGTTGCGAAAGAAAACATTGGATTCTATTCAGAAACAGAATTCGATCTTAGAAAGCTTTATGATTTAGAAGATGATGTTGCCGAAGTAGGTAGAAGCTGTGTGCACCAGGATTATCGGGATGGCTCTGTGATTTCCCTTCTCTGGTCTGGATTCGGAGAATATATGTTGGAGAATAATATCCGTTATCTGATGGGATGTGGCTCTATTCATTCTAAAGATCCTTTGGTCGCCTCTCAAGCCTACGCATATCTGAGAGAAAACAACGCATTAGCCGGTGATGAATTAGGTGTCAGCCCTTATGCAACACATGCTCTAGAAGGATTTGATCCAAACTACTTAATCGAAGACAAAAAAGCAGTTTATAAAACAATTCCTCCTATCATTAAAGGCTATGTTCGATTAGGTGCTAAAATATGTGGCTATCCGGCATTAGACGATGTATTTGGGACAACAGATGTATTTGTTTTATTTGATCGTAAAGAAATAGATGCCCGCTACGGAAAGCATTATTTAAAAGAATAA